The Helicobacter pylori genome includes a window with the following:
- a CDS encoding 3-oxoacid CoA-transferase subunit B, which yields MREAIIKRAAKELKEGMYVNLGIGLPTLVANEVSGMNIVFQSENGLLGIGAYPLEEGVDADLINAGKETVTVVPGASFFNSADSFAMIRGGHIDLAILGGMEVSQNGDLANWMIPKKLIKGMGGAMDLVHGAKKVIVIMEHCNKYGESKVKKECSLPLTGKGVVHQLITDLAVFEFSHNAMKLVELQEGVSLDQVKEKTEAEFEVHL from the coding sequence ATGAGAGAGGCTATCATTAAAAGAGCGGCAAAGGAACTAAAAGAGGGCATGTATGTGAATTTAGGGATAGGCTTGCCCACGCTTGTGGCTAATGAAGTGAGCGGGATGAATATCGTTTTCCAAAGCGAGAACGGGCTGTTAGGGATTGGCGCTTACCCTTTAGAGGAGGGCGTTGATGCAGATCTCATTAATGCAGGCAAAGAGACCGTGACCGTGGTGCCGGGCGCTTCGTTTTTCAACAGCGCGGATTCGTTTGCGATGATTCGTGGGGGGCATATTGATTTAGCGATTTTAGGAGGGATGGAAGTCTCACAAAATGGGGATTTGGCTAATTGGATGATCCCTAAAAAGCTCATAAAAGGCATGGGAGGGGCTATGGATTTGGTGCATGGCGCTAAAAAAGTGATTGTCATCATGGAGCATTGCAACAAATACGGGGAGTCTAAAGTGAAAAAAGAATGCTCCTTGCCCCTAACAGGAAAGGGCGTGGTGCATCAATTGATAACGGATTTAGCGGTGTTTGAGTTTTCCCATAACGCCATGAAATTAGTGGAATTGCAAGAGGGTGTCAGCCTTGATCAAGTGAAAGAAAAAACAGAAGCTGAATTTGAAGTGCACCTATAG
- a CDS encoding CoA transferase subunit A yields the protein MNKVITDLDKALSGLKDGDTILVGGFGLCGIPEYAIDYIYKKGIKDLVVVSNNCGVDDFGLGILLEKKQIKKIIASYVGENKIFESQMLNGEIEVVLTPQGTLAENLRAGGAGIPAYYTPTGVGTLIAQGKESREFNGKEYILERAITGDYGLIKAYKSDTLGNLVFRKTARNFNPLCAMAAKICVAEVEEIVPAGELDPDEIHLPGIYVQHIYKGEKFEKRIEKITTRSTK from the coding sequence ATGAACAAGGTTATAACCGATTTAGACAAAGCATTGAGCGGATTAAAAGACGGAGATACTATTTTAGTGGGCGGTTTTGGGCTGTGCGGGATACCCGAATACGCCATTGATTACATTTATAAGAAAGGCATCAAGGATTTGGTTGTCGTGAGCAATAATTGCGGCGTTGATGACTTTGGGCTTGGTATTCTTTTAGAAAAAAAGCAGATTAAAAAGATTATCGCTTCGTATGTGGGAGAGAATAAGATTTTTGAATCGCAAATGCTGAATGGAGAAATTGAAGTCGTTTTGACACCGCAAGGCACACTGGCTGAAAACTTGCGCGCTGGAGGGGCTGGGATACCCGCTTACTACACCCCAACCGGTGTTGGGACTTTGATCGCTCAAGGCAAGGAATCAAGGGAATTTAACGGCAAGGAGTATATTTTAGAAAGAGCGATCACAGGCGATTACGGGCTTATTAAAGCCTATAAAAGCGACACTCTTGGGAATTTGGTATTTAGAAAAACGGCTAGAAATTTCAACCCCTTGTGTGCGATGGCGGCAAAAATATGCGTCGCTGAAGTGGAAGAAATTGTCCCAGCTGGGGAATTAGACCCAGATGAAATACACTTGCCAGGAATCTATGTGCAACACATTTATAAGGGCGAGAAATTTGAAAAACGGATAGAAAAAATCACAACAAGGAGCACGAAATGA
- a CDS encoding acetyl-CoA C-acetyltransferase — MNEVVIVAAKRSAVGSFLGSLKSVGAREMGVCVLKDALNASALKPSDVDSVILGNVLGAGLGQNIARQIQLDAGIPNDRNAFSVNMVCGSSMKAIQLAHDSIMLGRDEVVVCGGVENMSAAPYLSFDMRDGKRMGNANMIDSMIHDGLWDAFNDYHMGITADNVAQAYHISREEQDAFALQSQLKARAAINAGKFQEEITPIEIANKKGVVVFKEDEYPRDTTLESLAKLKPAFKKDGSVTAGNSSGINDGASIIILCSAKKAQALGLKTMATIKGFGLGGCSPDIMGICPSIAIKNNLKNVKMNLNDINLFELNEAFAAQSLAVLKELELNPNIVNVNGGAIAIGHPIGASGTRILVTLLHEMKRSGHGVGCASLCVGGGQGLSVVVEQK, encoded by the coding sequence ATGAATGAAGTGGTTATAGTGGCAGCAAAACGAAGCGCTGTAGGGAGTTTTTTAGGCTCTCTAAAGAGCGTGGGCGCTAGAGAAATGGGTGTTTGCGTGCTTAAAGACGCTTTGAATGCGAGCGCTCTTAAGCCTAGCGATGTGGATTCTGTCATTTTAGGCAATGTTTTAGGTGCTGGTTTGGGTCAAAATATCGCCAGGCAGATCCAACTAGACGCTGGCATTCCTAATGACAGGAATGCTTTTAGCGTTAATATGGTTTGTGGATCGTCTATGAAAGCCATTCAATTAGCGCATGACAGCATCATGCTTGGGCGCGATGAGGTGGTGGTGTGCGGTGGCGTGGAAAACATGAGTGCAGCACCCTATTTGTCGTTTGACATGCGAGACGGGAAAAGAATGGGGAATGCGAACATGATAGATTCCATGATACATGATGGATTGTGGGATGCGTTCAATGATTACCACATGGGGATCACCGCTGATAATGTCGCTCAAGCATACCACATCAGCCGAGAAGAGCAAGATGCTTTCGCGCTCCAATCGCAACTCAAAGCAAGAGCCGCCATTAATGCAGGGAAATTCCAAGAAGAAATCACGCCTATTGAAATAGCGAATAAAAAAGGCGTGGTTGTTTTTAAAGAAGACGAATACCCTAGAGACACGACTCTAGAATCCCTTGCAAAGCTCAAACCCGCTTTTAAAAAAGACGGATCGGTAACGGCAGGAAATTCATCAGGGATCAATGATGGCGCGAGTATTATCATTTTATGCAGCGCTAAAAAAGCGCAAGCATTGGGGTTAAAAACCATGGCAACTATTAAAGGGTTTGGTTTGGGTGGTTGCAGTCCGGATATAATGGGTATATGCCCTAGTATTGCGATTAAAAACAACCTTAAAAATGTCAAAATGAATCTCAATGACATCAATCTTTTTGAACTCAATGAAGCTTTCGCCGCGCAAAGTCTAGCCGTGTTAAAAGAGCTTGAATTAAACCCCAATATAGTGAATGTGAATGGAGGCGCGATAGCGATTGGCCACCCTATTGGTGCGAGCGGCACTAGGATATTAGTCACTTTATTGCATGAAATGAAAAGAAGCGGGCATGGTGTGGGTTGCGCGTCGTTGTGCGTGGGCGGCGGGCAAGGTCTATCAGTGGTAGTGGAACAAAAATAA
- a CDS encoding 3'-5' exonuclease codes for MLCVFDIETIPNISLCKEHFQLEENDALKICERSFEKQKEKSGSEFLPLYLHEIISIAAVIGDDYGKFIKVGNFGQKHENKEDFTSEKELLEDFFKYFNEKQPRLISFNGRGFDMPLLTLKALKYNLTLDAFYNQENKWENYRVRYSEQFHLDLMDSLSHYGSVRGLNLNGVCSMMNIPGKFDVSGDLVHAIYYNPNLSQKEKKGVIDSYCQSDVLNTYWLFLKYEVLKGALNKEQYLGLLSDFLEKFPKEKSYSSVFINALEKEIREFA; via the coding sequence ATGTTGTGCGTGTTTGATATAGAAACCATTCCTAATATAAGCTTGTGTAAAGAGCATTTTCAATTAGAAGAAAATGATGCGCTAAAAATCTGTGAACGGAGTTTTGAAAAGCAAAAAGAAAAAAGCGGGAGTGAGTTTTTGCCTCTTTATTTGCATGAAATTATCTCTATTGCAGCGGTCATAGGCGATGATTACGGGAAGTTTATCAAAGTGGGGAATTTTGGTCAAAAACACGAGAATAAAGAGGATTTTACGAGCGAAAAAGAGCTTTTAGAGGACTTTTTCAAATACTTTAACGAAAAGCAACCGCGCTTGATAAGCTTCAATGGCAGAGGTTTTGACATGCCCCTACTCACGCTCAAAGCCCTTAAATACAATTTAACCTTAGACGCTTTTTACAACCAAGAAAACAAATGGGAAAATTACCGCGTGCGTTATAGCGAGCAGTTTCATTTGGATTTAATGGATAGCTTGAGCCATTATGGATCCGTTAGGGGGTTGAATCTAAATGGCGTTTGCTCCATGATGAATATTCCTGGTAAATTTGATGTGAGCGGGGATTTAGTGCATGCGATTTATTACAACCCTAATTTAAGCCAAAAAGAGAAAAAAGGCGTTATTGACAGCTATTGCCAAAGCGATGTGCTTAACACCTACTGGCTTTTTTTAAAATACGAAGTGTTAAAAGGGGCTTTAAATAAGGAGCAATACCTTGGGCTATTGAGCGATTTTTTAGAAAAATTCCCTAAGGAAAAATCCTATTCAAGCGTTTTTATTAACGCTTTAGAGAAAGAGATTAGGGAGTTTGCTTAA
- the feoB gene encoding ferrous iron transport protein B produces the protein MEEIIVALVGQPNVGKSSLINALSNAHLKVGNFAGVTVDKMEVSLIHKERQITIIDLPGTYALNDFTTEEKVTKDFLEKGQYDLILNVVDSTNLERNLALSAQLLDTNKKMLLALNMWDEAQKEGIKINTEKLSKELGVVCVPTSARSKEDRLNTELLLDEIVRLYSQNTTNNESIKVPSQSFKESLKYSQSAQRIAQSVISENKQNASFEHTYKIDKILMHPRYGIFIFLGFMFIIFSLSFLIGGGVQKALEAGFKFLSDSVKENVANEDLASLVGDGIIGGVGATVSFLPLIVVLYFGISLLETTGYMSRVAFLLDGILHKFGLHGKSFIPLITGFGCSVPAYMATRTLQNYNERLITLFVIGFMSCSARLPIYVLFVGSFFPSSSAGFVLFCIYILGAVVALVMAKLLKLSVFKGQTESFIMEMPKYRFPSWRMVYFSIYTKSLSYLKKAGTYILVGAILIWFMSQYPKSDAAMKTYKQESLLVDKNTTLSSEAKEEKLKELKTKLDQKNLKNSIVGKGGAYLEKVFSPMDFDWRLSVSLVTGFMAKEVVVSTLGVLFSLGDQNEKSDAFREILRKEVSVPSGIAFIVFVMFYIPCFAATITFGREAGGIKFVAYLFVFTTVVAYAFSLIAFYATQILV, from the coding sequence GTGGAAGAAATCATTGTCGCTCTTGTGGGCCAACCTAATGTAGGGAAATCCTCCCTCATCAACGCTTTGAGCAACGCCCATTTGAAAGTGGGGAATTTTGCTGGGGTTACCGTGGATAAGATGGAAGTGAGTTTGATCCATAAAGAGCGTCAAATCACGATCATTGATTTACCTGGCACTTACGCGCTCAATGACTTCACCACTGAAGAAAAGGTTACTAAAGATTTTTTAGAAAAAGGGCAATACGATCTCATTCTCAATGTGGTGGATTCCACCAATTTAGAGCGTAATTTAGCCTTAAGCGCGCAGCTATTAGACACGAATAAAAAAATGCTTCTTGCGCTCAACATGTGGGATGAGGCGCAAAAAGAAGGCATTAAAATCAATACAGAAAAGCTTTCTAAAGAATTAGGGGTTGTGTGCGTGCCAACAAGCGCAAGATCCAAAGAAGATCGCTTGAATACAGAGCTTTTATTAGATGAAATTGTCAGGCTTTATTCTCAAAACACTACAAACAATGAAAGCATAAAAGTCCCATCTCAAAGTTTTAAGGAGTCTTTAAAATACAGCCAGAGCGCTCAAAGAATCGCTCAATCAGTGATCAGTGAAAACAAACAAAATGCGAGCTTTGAACACACTTATAAGATTGATAAGATTTTAATGCACCCTCGTTATGGGATTTTCATTTTTTTAGGGTTTATGTTTATCATTTTTTCCTTGAGCTTTTTGATAGGAGGGGGAGTGCAAAAAGCGCTTGAAGCAGGGTTTAAATTTTTGAGCGATAGCGTTAAAGAAAATGTGGCTAATGAAGATTTAGCGTCTTTGGTGGGCGATGGCATTATTGGGGGAGTGGGAGCGACGGTTTCATTCTTGCCTTTAATTGTGGTGTTGTATTTTGGGATTTCTTTACTAGAAACGACAGGCTATATGAGTAGGGTAGCGTTTCTATTAGATGGGATCTTGCATAAGTTTGGCTTGCATGGGAAGAGTTTTATCCCTTTAATCACCGGTTTTGGCTGCTCTGTGCCCGCTTACATGGCGACAAGAACCTTACAAAATTATAACGAACGACTGATCACGCTTTTTGTGATCGGGTTTATGAGCTGCTCGGCAAGACTCCCTATTTATGTGCTGTTTGTAGGCTCGTTTTTCCCTTCTTCAAGCGCGGGTTTTGTGCTGTTTTGCATTTATATTTTGGGGGCGGTTGTGGCGTTAGTGATGGCCAAATTACTCAAATTAAGCGTGTTTAAAGGACAGACTGAATCCTTTATCATGGAAATGCCCAAATACCGCTTTCCCAGTTGGAGAATGGTCTATTTCAGTATCTACACCAAATCGCTTTCCTACCTAAAAAAAGCCGGGACTTACATTTTAGTGGGAGCGATTTTGATCTGGTTTATGTCTCAATACCCTAAAAGCGATGCGGCTATGAAAACTTATAAACAAGAAAGCTTATTAGTGGATAAAAACACCACTCTTTCAAGCGAAGCTAAAGAAGAAAAATTAAAAGAATTAAAAACCAAATTGGATCAAAAGAATTTAAAAAACAGCATTGTAGGAAAAGGTGGGGCGTATTTAGAAAAAGTCTTTAGCCCTATGGATTTTGATTGGCGTTTGAGCGTCTCGCTTGTAACCGGATTTATGGCTAAAGAGGTGGTGGTTTCTACTTTGGGGGTGTTGTTTTCTTTAGGGGATCAAAATGAAAAATCTGACGCTTTTAGAGAAATTTTAAGAAAAGAAGTCAGCGTGCCAAGCGGAATCGCTTTTATCGTGTTTGTGATGTTTTATATCCCTTGTTTTGCAGCGACCATTACTTTTGGTAGGGAAGCTGGGGGGATCAAGTTTGTAGCGTATTTATTTGTCTTTACAACCGTTGTAGCGTATGCGTTTTCCCTGATAGCTTTTTATGCAACTCAAATTTTGGTTTAA
- a CDS encoding TonB-dependent receptor family protein produces MKRILVSLAVLSHSAHAVKTHNLERVEASGVANDKEAPLSWRSKEVRNYMGSRTVISNKQLTKSANQSIEEALQNVPGVHIRNATGIGAVPSFSVRGFGGGSSGHSNTAMVLVNGIPIYVAPYVDISIPIFPVTFQSVDRISVTKGGESVRYGPNVFGGVINVITKGIPTQWESQVSERATFWGKSENGGFFNQNSKNLDKSLANNMLFDTYLRTGGMMNKHFGIQAQANWLKGQGFRYNSPTNIQNYMLDSLYQINDSNKITAFFQYYNYFMADPGTLGIEAYNQNRFQNNRPNNNKSGRAKRWGAVYQNFFGDTDKIGGDFTFSYYGHDMSRDFQFDSNFLNVNTNPKLGPVYTDQNYAGFFIFDHLRRYIMNAFEPNLNLVVNTSKVKQTFNVGMRFMTIDMYFRLDQSTCEKTDIFNGVCRMPPFVLSKTPSNNQNLFNNYTAVWLSDKIELFDSKLVITPGIRYTFLNYTNKEPEKHDFSVWNITKKRQNEWSPALNIGYKPMENWIWYANYRRSFIPPQHTMLGISRTNYNQIFNEIEVGQRYSYKNLLSFNTNYFVIFANRYYAGGYSPQPINARSQGVELELYYAPIRGLQFHVAYTYIDARITSNADDIAYYFTGIVNKPFDIKGKRLPYVSPNQFIFDMMYTYKHTTFGISSYFYSRAYSSMLNQAKSQTVCLPLNPKYTGGLEYGCNSVGLLPLYFVLNVQVSSVLWQSGRHKITGSLQINNLFNMKYYFRGIGTSPTGREPAPGRSITAYLNYEF; encoded by the coding sequence ATGAAAAGAATTTTAGTCTCTTTGGCTGTTTTGAGTCATAGTGCGCATGCTGTCAAAACTCATAATTTGGAAAGGGTAGAAGCTTCAGGGGTGGCTAACGATAAAGAAGCGCCTTTAAGCTGGAGGAGCAAGGAAGTGAGAAACTATATGGGTTCTCGCACGGTGATTTCTAACAAACAACTCACTAAAAGCGCGAATCAAAGCATTGAAGAGGCTTTGCAAAATGTGCCAGGCGTGCATATTAGAAACGCTACGGGTATTGGAGCTGTGCCTAGCTTTTCTGTTAGAGGGTTTGGTGGGGGGAGTTCAGGGCATTCCAATACGGCTATGGTTTTAGTCAATGGGATCCCTATTTATGTTGCGCCCTATGTTGATATTAGCATTCCTATTTTCCCTGTAACCTTCCAATCTGTGGATAGAATCAGCGTAACTAAGGGTGGGGAGAGCGTGCGTTATGGTCCTAATGTTTTTGGTGGTGTGATTAATGTGATCACCAAGGGCATTCCTACCCAGTGGGAGAGTCAGGTGAGCGAGAGGGCCACTTTTTGGGGCAAATCTGAAAATGGGGGCTTTTTCAATCAAAATTCTAAAAACCTTGACAAAAGCTTAGCCAATAACATGCTTTTTGACACTTACTTAAGAACAGGGGGCATGATGAATAAGCATTTTGGAATCCAAGCTCAAGCCAACTGGCTCAAAGGGCAAGGGTTTAGATACAACAGCCCTACGAACATTCAAAACTACATGCTAGATTCATTGTATCAAATCAATGACAGCAATAAGATCACTGCTTTTTTCCAATACTATAATTATTTTATGGCAGACCCCGGAACTTTAGGCATAGAAGCGTATAATCAAAATCGTTTTCAAAACAACCGCCCTAATAACAATAAAAGCGGGAGAGCGAAGCGGTGGGGAGCTGTGTATCAAAACTTTTTTGGGGATACGGATAAAATAGGTGGGGATTTCACTTTTAGCTACTATGGGCATGACATGTCAAGGGATTTTCAATTTGATTCTAATTTTTTGAATGTCAATACCAATCCTAAATTAGGCCCTGTTTATACCGATCAAAATTATGCAGGATTTTTTATCTTCGATCATTTAAGGCGTTATATAATGAACGCTTTTGAGCCTAATTTGAACTTAGTTGTCAATACCAGTAAAGTTAAGCAAACTTTTAATGTGGGCATGCGTTTTATGACAATAGATATGTATTTTAGATTGGATCAAAGCACATGCGAAAAAACCGATATTTTTAATGGGGTGTGCCGCATGCCTCCTTTTGTTCTTTCTAAAACTCCCAGCAACAATCAAAACTTGTTTAACAACTATACAGCGGTATGGTTGAGCGATAAAATAGAGCTTTTTGATTCTAAATTGGTGATAACTCCAGGGATTAGATACACTTTTTTGAACTATACCAACAAAGAGCCAGAAAAGCATGATTTTTCTGTATGGAATATTACAAAAAAGCGTCAAAACGAATGGAGTCCCGCCCTTAACATTGGCTATAAACCTATGGAAAATTGGATATGGTATGCGAACTACCGCCGCAGTTTTATCCCTCCACAACATACAATGCTAGGCATTAGTAGGACCAATTACAACCAAATTTTTAATGAAATTGAAGTGGGGCAACGCTATAGTTATAAAAATCTATTGAGCTTTAATACCAATTATTTTGTGATTTTTGCCAATCGTTACTATGCGGGAGGCTATAGCCCACAGCCTATTAACGCTAGGAGTCAAGGGGTGGAATTGGAATTGTATTACGCACCGATTAGGGGTTTGCAATTTCATGTGGCTTACACTTACATTGATGCGCGCATCACTTCTAACGCTGATGATATTGCTTATTATTTTACAGGTATTGTCAATAAACCCTTTGACATTAAAGGGAAGCGTTTGCCTTATGTGAGTCCTAACCAATTCATATTTGACATGATGTATACTTACAAGCACACGACTTTTGGTATCAGTAGCTATTTTTATAGTCGCGCTTATAGTTCCATGCTCAATCAAGCCAAAAGCCAAACCGTGTGCCTGCCCTTAAACCCAAAATACACAGGGGGGCTAGAGTATGGTTGTAATTCTGTGGGGTTATTGCCCTTGTATTTTGTGTTGAATGTTCAAGTAAGCTCAGTTTTATGGCAAAGCGGTAGGCATAAAATCACAGGAAGCTTGCAAATCAACAACCTTTTCAACATGAAGTATTATTTTAGGGGAATTGGCACAAGCCCTACAGGAAGAGAGCCCGCACCAGGGAGATCCATTACAGCGTATTTGAATTATGAGTTTTAA
- the fliP gene encoding flagellar type III secretion system pore protein FliP (The bacterial flagellar biogenesis protein FliP forms a type III secretion system (T3SS)-type pore required for flagellar assembly.), translating into MRFFIFLILICPLICPLMSADSALPSVNLSLNAPNDPKQLVTTLNVIALLTLLVLAPSLILVMTSFTRLIVVFSFLRTALGTQQTPPTQILVSLSLILTFFIMEPSLKKAYDTGIKPYMDKKISYTEAFEKSALPFKEFMLKNTREKDLALFFRIRNLPNPKTPDDVSLSVLIPAFMISELKTAFQIGFLLYLPFLVIDMVISSILMAMGMMMLPPVMISLPFKILVFILVDGFNLLTENLVASFKMV; encoded by the coding sequence TTGCGTTTTTTCATTTTTTTAATCCTCATTTGCCCTTTAATATGCCCTTTAATGAGCGCTGATAGTGCTTTGCCTAGCGTCAATCTCTCTTTAAACGCTCCTAATGATCCTAAACAGCTTGTAACCACCCTTAATGTCATCGCCCTACTCACGCTTTTAGTTTTAGCCCCGTCATTGATTTTAGTGATGACGAGTTTCACCCGTTTGATCGTGGTATTTTCTTTTTTAAGGACCGCTTTAGGCACGCAACAAACCCCACCCACTCAAATTTTAGTCTCGCTCTCTTTGATACTGACTTTTTTCATCATGGAACCTAGCCTAAAAAAGGCTTATGATACAGGGATTAAGCCTTATATGGATAAAAAGATTTCTTACACCGAAGCGTTTGAAAAAAGCGCTCTGCCTTTCAAGGAATTCATGCTTAAAAACACACGAGAAAAGGATCTAGCCCTTTTTTTTAGGATCAGAAACCTGCCTAACCCTAAAACCCCTGATGATGTGAGTTTGAGCGTTTTAATCCCGGCATTTATGATAAGCGAGTTGAAAACAGCGTTTCAAATCGGCTTTTTACTCTACTTGCCTTTTTTGGTGATTGATATGGTGATCAGCTCTATTTTAATGGCGATGGGTATGATGATGCTACCGCCTGTAATGATTTCTCTGCCTTTTAAAATTTTAGTGTTTATTCTGGTAGATGGGTTTAATTTATTGACCGAAAATTTAGTGGCGAGTTTTAAAATGGTTTGA
- the glmU gene encoding bifunctional UDP-N-acetylglucosamine diphosphorylase/glucosamine-1-phosphate N-acetyltransferase GlmU: MLSVIILAAGKGTRMRSSLPKTLHTICGEPMLFYILETAFSISDDVHLILHHQQERIKEAVLKRFKGVIFHTQIVEKYSGTGGAIMQEDKTPIPTKHERVLILNADMPLITKDALAPLLESKNNAIGLLYLADPKGYGRVVLENHQVKKIVEEKDANTKEKTIKSVNAGVYFFERKFLEKYLPKLHDQNAQKEYYLTDLIALGINENEKIDAIFLEEECFLGVNSQTERAKAEEIMLERLRKNAMDSGVVMQLPKSIYLEKGVSFKGECVLEQGVRLIGNCLIENARIKAYSVIEESQIVNSSVGPFAHARPKSVICDSHVGNFVETKNAKLQGAKAGHLSYLGDCEIGKNTNVGAGVITCNYDGKKKHQTIIGENVFIGSDSQLVAPINIGSNVLIGSGTTITKDIPSGSLSLSRAPQTNIENGYFKFFKKS, from the coding sequence ATGCTTTCTGTCATCATACTGGCCGCTGGTAAAGGCACTCGCATGCGTTCTAGCCTGCCTAAAACTTTACACACCATTTGTGGGGAGCCTATGCTGTTTTACATTTTAGAGACGGCTTTTTCAATCAGCGATGATGTGCATCTTATCTTACACCACCAACAAGAACGCATTAAAGAAGCGGTGTTGAAGCGTTTTAAGGGCGTAATCTTTCACACTCAAATCGTGGAAAAATATTCAGGGACAGGTGGGGCCATCATGCAAGAAGATAAAACGCCTATCCCTACAAAACATGAGCGGGTTTTGATTTTGAATGCGGACATGCCCTTAATCACTAAAGACGCTCTCGCTCCCTTATTAGAAAGCAAGAATAACGCTATAGGCTTACTTTATTTAGCCGACCCTAAAGGTTATGGGCGCGTTGTTTTAGAAAACCATCAGGTTAAAAAGATTGTAGAAGAAAAGGACGCTAATACCAAAGAAAAAACCATTAAAAGCGTGAATGCTGGCGTGTATTTTTTTGAAAGAAAGTTTTTAGAAAAATACTTACCCAAGCTCCATGACCAAAACGCCCAAAAAGAATACTATCTTACGGATTTAATCGCTCTAGGGATCAATGAAAACGAAAAAATTGACGCTATTTTTTTAGAAGAAGAGTGTTTTTTAGGGGTGAATAGCCAAACAGAAAGGGCGAAAGCTGAAGAAATCATGCTAGAAAGACTGCGAAAAAACGCCATGGACTCGGGGGTAGTGATGCAATTACCAAAGAGTATTTATTTAGAAAAAGGCGTGAGTTTTAAGGGGGAGTGCGTTTTAGAGCAAGGGGTGCGTTTGATTGGGAATTGTTTGATAGAAAACGCGCGCATTAAGGCCTATAGCGTGATAGAAGAGAGCCAGATTGTTAATAGCAGTGTGGGGCCGTTTGCCCATGCGCGCCCTAAAAGCGTGATTTGTGATAGCCATGTGGGGAATTTTGTAGAGACTAAAAACGCTAAACTTCAAGGCGCTAAAGCAGGGCATTTGAGCTATTTAGGGGATTGTGAGATAGGGAAAAACACAAATGTGGGGGCTGGCGTGATCACTTGCAATTACGATGGTAAAAAGAAACACCAAACGATCATCGGTGAAAATGTCTTTATAGGGAGCGATAGCCAGCTAGTCGCCCCAATCAATATCGGCTCTAATGTCTTAATCGGCAGCGGCACCACCATCACTAAAGACATTCCTAGCGGTTCGTTAAGCCTTTCACGCGCCCCTCAAACCAACATTGAAAACGGGTATTTTAAGTTTTTTAAGAAATCTTAA